From bacterium:
GCGCAGTGAATTGAAACGGGTGAAGGAAGACCAGATTAAGAAATATATGGACAAGAATCAGTAAAATGTAAATCGTAAAAAGTAAATAGATGAATTCCAACACTTATTACGATTTACGTTTCACGTTTTACGAACACCAATTTAATAAGACAGTAAAGATGCCATGATTTAATCAAATGAGGAAATAAAATGTTAGCTGATGTCAGCCTTACCAGGATGAACCTGATGAAAATGAAAAAGCGTTTTGTTATAGCGCTTCGCGGGCATAAGCTTTTAAAAGACAAGCAGGACGAGCTTATGCGTAAATTCCTGGAGCTTCTTGACGAGATAAAATCATACAGGCTTGATGTCGAATCCGAACTCGAAAAAGTCCATAAGCAGTTTTTCTGGGCGCAGGGCGTGATGTCCAGGGAATTTCTCGAGGAGGCCGTCATGGCCCCGCAGGTTTCCCTTAATTTAACAACCAGCCAGGAACAGGTATTTAATATCCAGACACCAAAGCTTGACTTTAGAATCGAAGGCGATATTTATTCCTACGGTTATCTTTTTACATCCCAGCAATTAGATACAGCGCTGGACGGATACAAAAAT
This genomic window contains:
- a CDS encoding V-type ATP synthase subunit D; translation: MLADVSLTRMNLMKMKKRFVIALRGHKLLKDKQDELMRKFLELLDEIKSYRLDVESELEKVHKQFFWAQGVMSREFLEEAVMAPQVSLNLTTSQEQVFNIQTPKLDFRIEGDIYSYGYLFTSQQLDTALDGYKNILPKVLHLSEIEKRAELLASEIEQTRRRVNALEYILIPELKQTIKYISMRLAELELSNQIRLMKIKDIVRKH